One window from the genome of Rhizobium sp. Pop5 encodes:
- a CDS encoding LysR substrate-binding domain-containing protein has translation MQFRKRLPSLTALVTLEAVLRRKSFTLAAGELGVTQAAVSRQIAALEEELGQPLFLRKHRAIEPTAACVSLGATLARSFADIAESVEAIQSRGQDVVTIGATVAFSSFWLLPRLAEFRRANPGILVRVISQDSAIALDDGEIDVAIRYGMPPFSDGTVIASCGDVITPVCSPDYLKRRGHGSLSPADEFIETDVLDRSWYSWSQWFSLTGANIEVKPLLRFNHYTETIAAARAGQGIALGWRMLIGTFLEDGTLVQADSSELAAEGRYNVIVPVKAKRSNARNLAAAWLTASLHG, from the coding sequence ATGCAGTTTCGAAAACGGCTCCCCTCGCTCACCGCATTAGTGACTCTGGAAGCGGTGCTGCGCCGGAAGAGCTTCACGCTTGCCGCAGGCGAACTCGGCGTCACCCAGGCTGCGGTCAGCCGGCAGATCGCCGCTCTGGAGGAAGAACTCGGCCAGCCGCTGTTCCTGCGCAAGCACCGGGCGATCGAGCCGACCGCCGCCTGCGTCAGCCTCGGAGCCACGCTCGCCAGGAGCTTTGCCGATATTGCCGAGAGCGTGGAAGCGATCCAGTCGCGCGGCCAGGACGTGGTGACGATCGGGGCGACCGTCGCCTTCTCGTCCTTCTGGCTGCTGCCGCGGCTTGCCGAATTCCGTCGCGCCAATCCCGGCATTCTGGTGCGGGTGATCTCGCAGGACAGCGCGATTGCTCTCGACGACGGAGAGATCGACGTCGCCATCCGCTACGGCATGCCGCCCTTCAGCGATGGAACCGTGATCGCCTCGTGCGGCGACGTCATTACTCCCGTCTGCTCCCCCGACTATCTCAAGCGTCGCGGACATGGGTCGCTTAGCCCCGCCGACGAATTCATCGAAACGGACGTTCTCGACCGTTCCTGGTATAGCTGGTCGCAATGGTTTTCGCTGACCGGCGCCAATATCGAGGTCAAACCGTTGCTTCGCTTCAACCATTATACCGAAACCATCGCCGCCGCGCGCGCAGGCCAGGGGATCGCCTTGGGATGGCGCATGCTGATAGGCACCTTTTTGGAGGACGGAACCCTGGTGCAGGCAGACAGTAGCGAGCTTGCCGCCGAAGGCCGCTATAACGTGATCGTGCCCGTCAAGGCCAAGCGTAGCAACGCGCGCAACCTCGCCGCTGCCTGGCTGACGGCGTCACTGCACGGGTGA
- a CDS encoding 4-hydroxyproline epimerase, whose translation MRKSFFCIDAHTCGNPVRLVAGGGPLLPHAPIGERREIFLRDHDWVRKALMFEPRGHDIMSGSIIYPAYRQDCDFAVLFIEVSGCLPMCGAGTIGTVTSAIEEGLIKPCEPGRVAIETPAGRVDVTYEEKDGYVDSVRLHNVASYLHEADVEVDVPGTGRLRVDISYGGNYYAVVEPQENWAGLDGMSASDIVGYSQKLREALAPVCNPVHPDDPRISGVHHVIWCDRPVNDVSDGRCAVFYGDKAIDRSPGGTGTSARMAQLHGKGRLAVGSSYRHESLIGTIFEGRVEAEAEIGSYRGILPSIGGWARVIGHNTIFVDDRDPLAHGFQI comes from the coding sequence GCGGCGGTCCCTTGCTGCCGCATGCACCGATCGGCGAGCGCCGGGAGATATTCCTGCGCGACCATGACTGGGTGCGCAAGGCGCTGATGTTCGAACCGCGAGGGCATGACATCATGTCCGGCTCGATCATCTATCCCGCCTACCGGCAGGATTGCGATTTCGCCGTGCTTTTCATCGAGGTGAGCGGCTGCCTGCCGATGTGCGGCGCCGGCACCATCGGCACCGTGACCTCAGCAATCGAGGAAGGACTGATCAAGCCGTGTGAGCCCGGAAGGGTCGCCATCGAAACGCCGGCGGGCAGGGTCGACGTCACCTATGAAGAGAAGGACGGCTATGTCGATTCCGTTCGTCTCCACAATGTCGCGAGCTATCTCCATGAAGCCGATGTCGAGGTGGATGTGCCCGGGACTGGCCGCCTGCGCGTCGATATTTCCTACGGTGGCAACTATTATGCTGTCGTCGAACCGCAGGAGAACTGGGCCGGGCTCGACGGCATGAGCGCATCCGATATCGTCGGCTATAGCCAGAAGCTCCGGGAGGCACTTGCCCCAGTCTGCAATCCCGTCCATCCCGACGATCCCAGGATATCCGGCGTGCATCACGTGATCTGGTGCGACCGTCCTGTGAACGACGTCTCGGACGGGCGCTGCGCCGTCTTCTATGGCGACAAGGCGATCGATCGCTCGCCGGGGGGCACCGGCACATCGGCGCGCATGGCCCAGCTTCATGGCAAGGGACGGCTTGCCGTTGGGTCGAGCTATCGTCACGAAAGCCTGATCGGAACCATCTTCGAAGGCCGGGTCGAAGCGGAGGCTGAGATCGGCAGCTATCGCGGCATTCTTCCGAGCATCGGAGGCTGGGCGCGCGTCATCGGTCACAACACCATTTTTGTTGACGACCGTGATCCGCTGGCGCACGGTTTCCAGATCTGA
- a CDS encoding bifunctional diguanylate cyclase/phosphodiesterase: MAYFSTCFRWLSDRYCCIIAAYANVQRDGSAASFSFAEALKSLKTENDAVRRRSSRHGLWMAVAVYVAFALPDRWLIPDVAPVTIAARFVVATIALLVFETLRLANAKTVWFDITCAAALLVGYVGWLYPAIATRDVTAMSYYMIFGAIFMMGANLFFSFPFRLSVLTSSLVLCVFFVTIEEFFPSSQTYKLAFGLFYISCFVFTSFVNWRLNVERRNVLLNAAEARHQHWEASERGRSLLELSHTDYLTGISNRRALDRRLDECWAAWKDERRDFSVFLIDVDFFKRFNDRYGHQEGDRCLTVIANALKAVVEASDGMIGRYGGEEFIVVMPAALPKVAMTLAEKIRMEVESLAIAHDERPDDMSTVTVSIGVAFTREKLGEKVERIVREADLALYNAKASGRNCIRSFDPLLPRPDDHAGKLVPLLAAAIDRKLVSLVYQPIFDLTNEKARAVEALMRLRMPDGTAVSPKTFIPVAERSGAILELGRWAIETACRDILMTDRMATVSVNVSPIQLRSSGFAASVADILARCGVCGSRLALEVTEGLDMDMQSEVLKCIGDLRALGVEIWLDDFGCGFAGLSWLRAIEFQTVKVDRTFLHDCSNPRGLTMLQDMIALIRNRGNTILVEGVETAAQFSLLKDLRIDRVQGFHMGMPVSAELLNAA; the protein is encoded by the coding sequence ATGGCTTACTTTTCAACTTGCTTTAGATGGCTGTCAGACCGGTATTGTTGCATCATCGCGGCTTACGCTAATGTCCAACGCGACGGATCAGCTGCCAGCTTTTCATTCGCCGAGGCCCTTAAATCTCTGAAAACTGAAAATGATGCTGTCCGAAGGCGGAGCTCACGGCATGGTCTTTGGATGGCGGTCGCCGTTTATGTGGCCTTCGCACTTCCCGACCGATGGCTGATCCCCGATGTTGCCCCTGTGACGATCGCCGCGCGATTCGTCGTTGCAACGATCGCTCTGCTGGTTTTCGAAACCTTGCGACTGGCAAATGCGAAAACCGTCTGGTTTGACATCACATGTGCCGCTGCACTGCTTGTGGGCTATGTGGGCTGGCTTTACCCGGCGATTGCCACCCGCGACGTCACCGCCATGTCATACTACATGATATTCGGCGCCATCTTCATGATGGGCGCCAACCTCTTTTTCAGTTTCCCGTTTCGGCTTTCGGTGCTCACCTCAAGCCTCGTTCTATGCGTATTTTTCGTTACGATTGAGGAATTTTTTCCTTCAAGCCAGACCTACAAGCTTGCCTTCGGGTTGTTCTACATTTCGTGCTTTGTCTTCACGTCTTTCGTCAATTGGCGATTGAACGTGGAGCGTCGAAACGTGTTGCTGAACGCGGCGGAGGCTCGCCACCAGCACTGGGAAGCGTCCGAGCGGGGAAGGTCACTGCTCGAGCTTTCACATACTGACTACCTGACAGGCATAAGCAACAGACGCGCGCTGGATCGACGACTTGATGAATGCTGGGCCGCATGGAAAGACGAACGCCGCGACTTCTCCGTGTTCCTCATCGACGTCGACTTTTTCAAACGCTTCAATGATCGCTACGGACATCAGGAAGGAGACCGATGCCTGACTGTCATCGCCAACGCGCTGAAGGCGGTTGTAGAGGCGTCCGATGGCATGATCGGCAGGTATGGCGGCGAGGAGTTTATCGTGGTCATGCCGGCAGCCCTGCCCAAGGTCGCGATGACTCTCGCCGAGAAGATCAGAATGGAAGTCGAGTCTCTTGCGATAGCTCACGACGAGCGACCAGATGATATGTCGACCGTAACCGTCAGCATCGGCGTCGCCTTCACTCGTGAGAAACTTGGAGAGAAAGTTGAACGAATAGTGCGTGAAGCCGACCTCGCTCTCTACAATGCCAAAGCAAGTGGCCGAAACTGCATTCGTAGTTTTGATCCGTTGTTGCCTCGCCCCGACGACCATGCTGGCAAACTCGTCCCGCTGCTGGCGGCCGCCATCGATCGCAAACTGGTCTCGCTGGTATACCAGCCGATCTTCGACCTGACGAACGAGAAAGCAAGAGCTGTCGAGGCGTTGATGCGTCTTAGGATGCCGGACGGCACTGCGGTTTCGCCGAAGACGTTCATTCCGGTTGCCGAACGAAGTGGCGCTATCCTCGAACTGGGCAGGTGGGCGATCGAGACGGCATGCCGTGATATACTCATGACCGATCGCATGGCTACCGTCAGCGTCAACGTGTCGCCAATACAACTGCGTTCCTCCGGCTTTGCTGCCAGTGTCGCTGATATCCTTGCTCGGTGCGGTGTCTGCGGGTCGCGACTAGCCTTAGAAGTCACCGAGGGCCTGGACATGGATATGCAGTCGGAGGTGCTTAAATGCATTGGCGATCTGCGGGCACTCGGCGTCGAGATCTGGCTTGACGACTTCGGCTGCGGCTTCGCGGGCCTCTCTTGGCTGAGGGCAATCGAGTTTCAGACGGTCAAGGTCGATAGAACCTTCCTGCACGACTGCTCGAACCCACGCGGCTTGACGATGCTTCAGGACATGATTGCTCTTATCCGCAATCGTGGAAATACGATCCTGGTCGAAGGCGTCGAAACGGCAGCACAATTTTCCCTTCTCAAGGATCTGCGCATCGACCGCGTCCAGGGCTTTCATATGGGAATGCCGGTCAGCGCTGAACTCCTTAACGCGGCATAA
- a CDS encoding SDR family oxidoreductase, with translation MSQGIENKVVVITGASSGLGEATARHLAERGASVVLGARRADRIALLAEELIAKGYKAKAVQTDVTEQRQVKNLVDTAVNSFGRIDVMLNNAGLMPLAPLERLKVDEWDRMIDVNIKGVLYGIAAALPHMKAQKSGHIINVSSVYGHVVDPGAAVYCATKFAVRALSEGLRKEVKPYNIRTTIISPGAVSTELLEHISEKDIQAGTKEFVSKIAVSADTFARTVAFAINEPDDIDINEILFRPTAQPV, from the coding sequence ATGTCTCAAGGAATCGAAAACAAAGTCGTCGTCATCACCGGCGCAAGCAGCGGGCTTGGCGAAGCCACGGCGCGTCACCTCGCCGAGCGCGGCGCCTCGGTCGTCCTCGGCGCGCGCAGAGCCGACCGCATCGCTCTGCTGGCCGAGGAACTGATAGCCAAGGGCTACAAGGCCAAGGCAGTCCAGACCGACGTCACGGAGCAACGTCAGGTCAAGAACCTCGTCGACACGGCCGTCAACTCGTTCGGTCGTATCGACGTGATGCTGAACAATGCCGGCCTGATGCCGCTTGCGCCGCTCGAACGGCTCAAAGTCGACGAGTGGGATCGCATGATCGACGTGAACATCAAGGGCGTGCTCTACGGGATCGCGGCAGCGCTCCCCCACATGAAGGCACAGAAATCCGGACACATCATCAACGTGTCCTCCGTCTACGGCCACGTGGTCGATCCGGGTGCCGCCGTTTATTGCGCGACGAAATTCGCCGTGCGCGCGCTTTCGGAAGGGCTGCGGAAGGAAGTGAAGCCTTACAACATCCGCACCACGATCATTTCACCTGGCGCGGTCAGCACCGAACTCCTCGAGCACATCAGCGAAAAGGACATCCAGGCGGGCACGAAGGAATTCGTCAGCAAGATCGCCGTCAGCGCTGACACATTCGCCCGGACGGTCGCCTTCGCGATCAACGAGCCTGATGACATCGACATCAACGAAATCCTGTTCCGGCCCACGGCCCAACCCGTCTAA
- a CDS encoding hybrid-cluster NAD(P)-dependent oxidoreductase — MDTRSPQPLPGKAALADLWNPEEDDALVCLDVQQETHDVKTFTFASRAGKRFAFKAGQYFLFDLEHNGEAESRCYSISSSPHRTNAFSVTVKRVPGGKISNWLHDTLVAGASVKANGPLGHFVRSGTGQKLLLLSGGSGITPVMSILRELADSCEPADVVFMHAARTPLDLIFRDELACIARRLKGLRLHFLPETVAGEASWPGLTGRISAEYMRLAVPDIAERTVMCCGPAPFMAAARRIAGDLGVPASHYVEESFDAAVIDEPEIPAAQDAATKVFQVSFSKQARSIEVSSDQSVLSCAKKAGVRIPSSCANGVCGTCKSKLTSGTVDMNHNGGIRQREIDAGLFLPCCSKPLSDLVIER; from the coding sequence ATGGATACTAGGAGCCCGCAGCCCTTGCCCGGGAAGGCCGCCCTCGCCGACCTCTGGAATCCCGAGGAAGACGACGCGCTCGTCTGCCTCGACGTCCAACAGGAGACCCATGACGTCAAGACCTTCACCTTCGCCTCGCGCGCGGGCAAGCGCTTCGCGTTCAAGGCCGGACAATATTTTCTGTTCGACCTCGAACACAATGGCGAGGCCGAAAGCCGATGCTACAGCATCTCCTCCTCGCCGCATCGCACCAACGCCTTCTCCGTGACGGTGAAGCGCGTTCCCGGCGGCAAAATCTCCAACTGGCTTCACGACACGCTGGTCGCGGGGGCATCGGTCAAGGCCAACGGCCCGCTCGGCCATTTCGTGCGATCCGGCACGGGCCAGAAGCTGCTGCTGCTCTCGGGCGGCTCCGGCATCACCCCGGTCATGTCCATTCTGCGTGAACTCGCCGACAGCTGCGAACCCGCCGATGTCGTCTTCATGCACGCCGCCCGCACGCCGCTGGATCTGATCTTCCGCGACGAGCTCGCCTGCATCGCCCGCAGGCTGAAAGGCCTTCGGCTGCACTTTCTGCCTGAGACCGTCGCGGGCGAGGCATCCTGGCCGGGTCTGACCGGCCGCATTTCGGCGGAGTATATGCGGCTTGCGGTTCCCGATATCGCCGAGCGCACCGTGATGTGCTGCGGCCCGGCTCCGTTCATGGCGGCGGCGCGCCGCATCGCCGGGGACCTCGGCGTGCCCGCCTCGCACTATGTGGAAGAGAGCTTCGACGCCGCTGTCATCGACGAGCCGGAGATTCCAGCGGCTCAGGACGCGGCCACCAAGGTGTTTCAGGTCAGCTTCTCCAAGCAGGCCCGCAGCATCGAGGTATCGAGCGATCAGAGCGTGCTTTCCTGCGCCAAGAAAGCGGGCGTCAGAATACCATCCTCCTGCGCGAACGGCGTCTGCGGCACCTGCAAGTCGAAGCTGACGTCGGGCACGGTCGACATGAACCACAATGGCGGCATCCGCCAGAGGGAAATCGACGCCGGCTTGTTCCTGCCCTGCTGCTCGAAGCCGCTCAGCGATCTCGTCATCGAGCGCTGA
- a CDS encoding GlxA family transcriptional regulator, which produces MRPEQHRQGDGAGKPVARLKVGFVLSRSFTLSAFALFVDTLRLASDEQDRSGRVLADWQVIGSTRHLITSSCGVQVAPTSDFVDPTRFDYIAVVGGLLTVENPVDQQTIAFLKQADAKKVPLIGVCTGTFILAAAGLMKRHESCVSWLHYKEFRERFPDLNVRSDRLFNLDRQRGSCAGGSSSADMAALLVRKYISRDAERNALEVLQIEKARAPADIQPRRPLYDDYDDARVKAAMITMEQFVDGSMPIEKLAAMVGLSRRQLERIFIEKTGMSPAKAYNRVRMERAKSILAQSKAPLIEIALDVGFENASQFTRTFKRTFGQTPSQHRAASRAH; this is translated from the coding sequence ATGCGACCGGAGCAGCATCGGCAGGGAGACGGCGCCGGCAAGCCCGTCGCTCGGCTCAAGGTAGGGTTCGTTCTGTCGCGGTCATTCACGCTGTCGGCCTTCGCGCTCTTCGTCGATACGTTGCGGCTTGCCAGCGATGAACAGGATCGTTCCGGAAGGGTGCTTGCCGATTGGCAGGTGATCGGCAGCACACGGCATCTGATCACCTCCAGTTGCGGCGTCCAGGTCGCTCCGACGTCCGACTTCGTCGATCCCACGCGGTTCGACTATATCGCCGTCGTCGGCGGGCTTTTGACGGTGGAGAACCCCGTCGACCAGCAGACTATCGCCTTCCTCAAGCAGGCGGATGCCAAGAAGGTGCCGCTGATCGGCGTCTGCACCGGCACGTTCATCCTTGCCGCGGCGGGCCTGATGAAGCGGCATGAATCCTGCGTGAGCTGGCTGCACTACAAGGAATTCCGCGAGCGCTTCCCCGATCTCAACGTCCGTTCCGACCGGCTCTTCAATCTCGACCGCCAGCGCGGATCCTGCGCCGGCGGCAGCAGCAGCGCCGATATGGCGGCATTGCTCGTCCGGAAATACATCAGCCGCGATGCCGAACGAAACGCGCTTGAAGTGCTGCAGATCGAGAAGGCCCGCGCCCCGGCCGACATCCAGCCCCGGCGTCCGCTCTACGATGATTACGACGATGCCCGCGTCAAGGCGGCGATGATCACGATGGAACAGTTCGTCGATGGCAGCATGCCGATCGAGAAGCTCGCCGCCATGGTCGGGCTCTCCAGGCGGCAGCTGGAGAGGATCTTCATCGAGAAGACGGGCATGTCTCCGGCCAAGGCCTATAATCGTGTTCGCATGGAGCGGGCAAAGTCGATCCTTGCCCAGTCGAAGGCGCCGCTGATCGAGATCGCGCTCGATGTCGGCTTCGAAAACGCCTCGCAATTCACGAGGACGTTCAAGCGCACGTTCGGGCAAACACCCTCGCAGCATCGTGCGGCTTCGAGAGCGCACTGA
- a CDS encoding aromatic ring-hydroxylating dioxygenase subunit alpha yields the protein MLNKLPSSISALLDARADGHSLPAGLYTREDVFEADIDVFFHKHWICVGLDCDVPEPGDATVIDIGKTSLILLRDDDGEIRVLHNVCRHRGSRLLDPGKTIVSKLVCPYHTWTYELTGELSYAPHMGKDFDKDCRGLKPVTFKSIGGLIYVCLSDNPPEDIDVLEQTVVERLAPYDIRNARIAHQTDVIEDGNWKLTMENNRECYHCSANHPELCVSFVDLDFGFDPETLSPEDREQAEEHFRLYEERTKAWEADGFPSAAVEQLADCATNFRTQRLIIAGAGESQTHDATAASSKLLGHMTRKDLGDTHLWGHNSWNHFMGDHAVVATVIPLSAGKTLVRTKWLVHKDAVEGIDYDLDKLTDVWIATTDQDADLVARSHAGTLDLAYQPGPYSRFSETNLDKFATWYIDRMRAHGY from the coding sequence ATGCTAAACAAGCTTCCGTCTTCCATTTCAGCCCTTCTCGACGCCCGTGCCGACGGCCATTCCCTGCCGGCCGGCCTATACACCAGGGAAGACGTGTTCGAAGCTGATATCGACGTCTTCTTCCACAAGCACTGGATCTGCGTCGGCCTCGACTGTGACGTTCCCGAGCCAGGCGATGCGACTGTCATCGATATCGGCAAGACGAGCCTGATCCTCCTGCGCGACGACGACGGCGAGATCCGCGTCCTGCACAATGTCTGCCGCCATCGCGGCTCCCGCCTTCTCGATCCCGGCAAGACGATCGTCTCCAAGCTCGTCTGCCCCTATCACACCTGGACCTATGAACTGACGGGAGAGCTGAGCTACGCTCCCCACATGGGCAAGGACTTCGACAAGGACTGTCGCGGTCTGAAGCCCGTCACCTTCAAATCGATCGGCGGACTGATCTATGTGTGCCTTTCCGACAATCCGCCCGAAGACATCGACGTCCTCGAGCAGACCGTGGTGGAGCGCCTCGCGCCCTATGACATCAGGAACGCCAGGATCGCTCACCAGACCGACGTCATCGAGGACGGCAACTGGAAGCTGACGATGGAGAACAATCGCGAATGCTACCATTGCTCCGCGAACCATCCGGAACTCTGCGTCTCCTTCGTCGATCTCGACTTCGGCTTCGACCCGGAAACGTTGAGCCCCGAGGATCGTGAGCAGGCCGAAGAGCATTTCCGGCTTTATGAAGAGCGGACCAAGGCGTGGGAAGCCGACGGCTTTCCCTCGGCTGCCGTCGAACAACTCGCCGACTGCGCCACCAACTTCCGCACGCAGCGGCTGATCATCGCAGGCGCCGGCGAATCCCAGACCCATGACGCCACCGCCGCATCGTCGAAGCTGCTCGGCCACATGACCCGCAAGGATCTCGGCGACACGCATCTCTGGGGCCACAACAGCTGGAACCACTTCATGGGCGACCATGCCGTGGTCGCGACCGTCATTCCCCTGTCGGCCGGCAAGACGCTGGTCCGCACCAAGTGGCTTGTGCACAAGGACGCCGTCGAAGGGATCGACTACGATCTCGACAAGCTGACGGATGTTTGGATCGCGACGACGGATCAGGATGCAGACCTTGTCGCCCGTTCGCATGCCGGCACGCTTGATCTCGCTTATCAGCCAGGCCCCTATTCCCGTTTCTCCGAGACGAACCTCGACAAGTTCGCCACCTGGTACATCGATCGGATGCGCGCCCATGGATACTAG
- a CDS encoding class I SAM-dependent methyltransferase → MAQSLVLDGVSLVAPGEIRRAARRAAAPDPGDLVVARAEIALSLEVSMRQFKSGVEPNAIIERLTDALHQMRRRFHPEVWDVIVPIAQSHPVAHYLHQDPLTRWSFEKPRGYSGDARLLDFIYGRPEIEDAVLSASNLGRSIYAYTQNASSSLAVRERRDILARRVDEIASARPGSTEVLAIAAGHLREGPLSRALGVGAIKRWVALDQDPMSVGTVARDFAGTSVEAVSGSVKSLIGGRHALGMFDFVYAAGLYDYLPDAVAVKLTRKCVRMLKPGGTFLFANFSPETDVDGYMETFMNWALLLRSEREMGLIANESVAGADMKVSVWSGSNRSIVYCEIQRPQ, encoded by the coding sequence ATGGCACAAAGCCTGGTCTTGGACGGTGTAAGTCTTGTTGCGCCGGGTGAAATTCGTCGGGCGGCAAGGAGGGCTGCTGCTCCAGATCCCGGTGACCTTGTCGTTGCCAGAGCCGAGATTGCCCTTAGCCTTGAGGTGTCGATGCGTCAGTTCAAGTCCGGCGTCGAGCCTAATGCGATAATCGAGCGTCTTACCGACGCCTTGCATCAGATGCGGCGGCGCTTTCATCCGGAGGTGTGGGACGTCATCGTTCCGATCGCGCAATCTCATCCAGTTGCTCATTATCTTCATCAAGATCCGTTGACCCGGTGGTCGTTCGAAAAGCCGCGCGGCTATTCTGGCGACGCACGCCTTCTCGACTTCATCTACGGCAGACCTGAGATTGAGGACGCCGTCTTGTCAGCCAGCAACTTGGGACGTTCGATCTACGCCTACACTCAAAATGCTTCGTCATCCCTAGCGGTAAGGGAGCGTCGAGACATTCTGGCTCGCCGCGTTGACGAAATTGCTTCGGCTCGGCCTGGTTCCACCGAAGTCCTCGCCATCGCGGCCGGGCATCTTCGTGAGGGGCCTTTGTCGCGCGCCCTCGGCGTCGGCGCGATCAAACGCTGGGTGGCTTTGGATCAAGACCCGATGAGCGTTGGAACCGTAGCCCGCGATTTCGCCGGCACGTCCGTCGAGGCGGTGAGCGGTTCGGTCAAGTCTCTGATCGGCGGAAGACATGCGCTGGGAATGTTTGATTTCGTCTATGCCGCGGGTCTCTATGACTATTTGCCGGACGCGGTGGCCGTAAAACTGACCAGGAAGTGCGTCCGCATGCTTAAGCCTGGCGGCACATTCCTATTCGCCAACTTCTCTCCGGAGACGGATGTCGATGGCTATATGGAGACATTTATGAACTGGGCGCTGCTGTTGCGATCAGAACGAGAGATGGGCTTGATCGCCAATGAAAGTGTGGCTGGGGCGGATATGAAGGTGTCTGTCTGGTCCGGCTCAAACCGCAGCATTGTCTATTGTGAAATTCAAAGACCGCAATAG